The following are from one region of the Strix uralensis isolate ZFMK-TIS-50842 chromosome 4, bStrUra1, whole genome shotgun sequence genome:
- the ZNF518B gene encoding zinc finger protein 518B, translating to MQLKKMREILPRLYPGQVNDENNSLTTSPKQSSEDKKIPSKGDDDQNCCYQGTEAENNKLSLISCIKCRSVQKISVQDIEKHKKLGWTEDKNFICKKCNHITPPSFHFVPEAANAVIFEKREKKSPSKIQKTFKVKNFLPGKYYCDKCRFSTKDPLQYKKHVGQHEEIKFICSHCSYISYTKGEFQRHLVKHTGTFPYQCEYCEYGAVRHDYIVKHTRRVHETPTKQLSNTIINHKQKKPSQSTLFEKQKYDKISFQNELSHSSSNMVCEIPSKATKTVCSSRDVECSINTASVQDKTILEASEISVCENQSVEVEVYSPKTEPLEPGMPLTVIAPSELVVPSNCLAQIVEIKIVNGAQQLVLKLIPMKEATSKTVNGAEEELENQGVERSAGGKKPSVSQNELLTMEVNVDKLSSVSNQLHLDSTYDKNSECLAFSDSQLSDGNSVSIQREDASKLCFHLVKGIDVHSGVIELCSPSLVINSTEKKSDRKSSRWEVDGKNNLHYDLYCYEEGVDIPLPKYAAISEDKSSKNISVEAAQEGKNYSSAVLKQKDTLPLKRDDKVCRILPVSSTETHLAGKGFDKKSVTSSEAGKNFHVTKTLPCENMTFGFGKVKRAETVSQKNSHLLESLKPQKMENKGNPFEGPVISSVFSLSSGAENVPEGIRWDDTTRNKKSATVLCRKIAQLMSAAESNMKSMPLRCQASSKKVLIPQENSASCGRVVPATEVEQSASLPQVHGGNSMISSEEHSKDQLLTIARTAKSRVTKNSHVATPVFIPKGTMLRVLNATSNQNSNGIENRSETSAPPMYCNEMFLPRPVPVSVSETPSRNLPCLPNQSEPNAESRSISLRQRPKREASVKNHGKQSGALFQKSSDVGKQSKPYSKSQLGPKNKAKQTSFRELPKRKTRTQSETSSSSDMSYLLTARRLRLVPLRMNQLIKCPRRNQPVVVLNHPDVDSPEIINVMKTINKYKGQVLKVVLSERTSSCLGVKRYRKRLTLQNVETGNQAKKQSMLKMKLKKTHKNNYQVVETSPAEALPCLFKCWFCGRVYMDQEEWISHGQRHLIEATKGWDVLSLPAKKR from the coding sequence ATGCAGTtgaaaaaaatgagggaaattTTACCAAGATTGTACCCTGGCCAAGttaatgatgaaaataattcCTTAACTACATCCCCAAAGCAATCTTCTGAGGATAAAAAAATTCCATCAAAAGGGGATGATGACCAAAACTGCTGTTACCAAGGGACTGAGGCTGAGAACAATAAGTTGTCGCTGATAAGCTGTATAAAATGCAGAAGTGTTCAGAAAATTTCAGTGCAAGATATAGAAAAGCATAAGAAGCTTGGGTGGACTGAAGACAAAAATTTTATCTGCAAGAAGTGCAATCATATTACACCACCATCTTTCCATTTTGTTCCTGAGGCTGCCAATGCAGTAATCTTCGAAAAAcgtgaaaaaaaatccccaagtaaaatccagaaaacatttaaagttaAAAACTTTCTGCCAGGTAAATACTACTGTGATAAATGTAGATTTTCAACAAAGGATCCTTTACAGTATAAAAAGCATGTAGGTcaacatgaagaaattaaatttatttgttCCCACTGTAGTTACATATCCTATACCAAAGGAGAATTCCAGAGACATTTGGTGAAACACACTGGAACTTTTCCGTATCAGTGTGAATACTGTGAATATGGTGCTGTTAGACATGACTATATAGTAAAACATACAAGAAGAGTACATGAAACACCCACAAAACAGCTGTCAAATACTATCATAAACCACAAGCAAAAGAAGCCGAGTCAAAGCactttatttgaaaagcagaaatatgataaaatttcttttcagaatgaaCTTTCACATTCGTCTTCGAATATGGTTTGTGAGATTCCGAGTAAAGCAACTAAAACAGTCTGTTCGTCTCGTGATGTAGAATGTAGCATAAACACAGCATCAGTCCAGGATAAAACAATATTGGAGGCATCTGAAATAAGTGTATGTGAGAATCAAAGTGTGGAAGTTGAGGTTTATTCTCCAAAAACGGAGCCTTTAGAACCTGGGATGCCTTTAACAGTAATTGCACCATCTGAACTTGTAGTTCCTTCTAACTGTTTAGCTCAGATAGTAGAGATTAAAATAGTGAATGGAGCACAACAGCTGGTTCTTAAACTAATTCCTATGAAAGAAGCAACTTCCAAAACTGTGAATGGTGCTGAAGAGGAACTTGAGAATCAAGGTGTAGAACGATCTGCCGGAGGAAAAAAACCATCTGTGTCTCAAAATGAGTTACTAACCATGGAAGTGAATGTAGACAAATTATCCAGTGTTAGTAATCAACTTCATTTGGATAGTACATATGACAAGAATTCTGAATGTCTTGCTTTTTCTGATTCTCAACTCTCAGATGGTAACTCTGTATCTATACAGAGGGAAGATGCATCAAAACTATGCTTTCATTTGGTGAAAGGTATTGATGTCCATTCAGGTGTTATAGAACTTTGTTCTCCATCTCTGGTGATAaatagtactgaaaaaaaaagtgatcgTAAATCCTCAAGGTGGGAAGTAGATGGAAAAAATAACTTACATTATGACTTGTATTGTTATGAAGAAGGTGTGGATATACCCCTTCCAAAATATGCTGCTATTTCTGAAGATAAAAGTTCCAAGAACATTTCAGTAGAGGCTGCTCAGGAGGGTAAAAATTACTCTTCTGCAGTCCTTAAACAGAAGGATACATTGCCTCTGAAGAGGGATGACAAAGTGTGTAGGATTCTGCCAGTCAGCTCTACAGAAACACATTTAGCTGGTAAGGGTTTTGATAAAAAATCTGTTACATCttctgaagcaggaaaaaacTTTCATGTCACTAAAACTCTGCCTTGCGAGAACATGACTTTTGGCTTTGGCAAAGTAAAGAGAGCTGAAACTGTAAGTCAAAAGAACAGTCATCTTCTGGAATCATTAAAACCacagaagatggaaaataaagGCAACCCTTTTGAGGGACCTGTTATTTCGTCTGTATTTTCTCTGAGCTCTGGAGCTGAAAACGTTCCAGAGGGTATCAGATGGGATGACACAACACGCAATAAGAAGTCGGCAACAGTGTTGTGTAGAAAGATTGCTCAGCTCATGTCTGCTGCTGAATCTAACATGAAATCCATGCCTTTGAGATGTCAGGCTTCTAGTAAAAAGGTGCTTATCCCTCAAGAAAATTCAGCAAGCTGTGGGAGAGTTGTTCCAGCCACTGAAGTGGAACAGTCTGCATCTTTGCCTCAAGTGCATGGTGGAAACAGTATGATTAGTAGTGAAGAACACAGTAAAGATCAATTGCTTACAATTGCAAGAACAGCTAAAAGCAGGGTAACTAAAAATTCCCATGTTGCTACTCCAGTGTTTATCCCCAAAGGGACAATGCTGAGAGTGCTGAATGCTACTAGCAATCAAAATTCAAATGGAATAGAAAACAGGAGCGAAACATCAGCTCCTCCTATGTATTGCAATGAAATGTTTCTGCCTCGCCCGGTTCCTGTCAGTGTTTCTGAGACACCTAGCAGGAATTTGCCGTGTTTGCCTAATCAGAGTGAACCGAATGCTGAGTCCCGAAGTATATCGCTCAGGCAAAGACCAAAGCGAGAGGCAAGCGTTAAAAATCATGGCAAACAAAGTGGTGCACTATTTCAGAAAAGCAGTGACGTGGgtaagcaaagcaaaccctaTTCAAAAAGTCAACTAGGTCCCAAAaataaggcaaaacaaacaagctTCAGGGAACTTCCTAAGAGGAAAACAAGAACTCAGTCAGAAACCAGTTCAAGTTCTGACATGTCGTATCTGTTGACAGCAAGACGACTTCGGCTTGTCCCTCTGAGAATGAATCAATTGATAAAATGCCCTCGTCGTAACCAGCCAGTTGTGGTACTAAACCATCCTGACGTTGACTCGCCAGAGATAATTAATGTCATGAAGACTATCAACAAGTATAAAGGTCAAGTCCTGAAAGTAGTTCTATCAGAAAGGACAAGTAGTTGTCTTGGTGTCAAACGTTATCGCAAGCGTCTTACTCTTCAGAATGTTGAGACAGGAAACCAAGCAAAAAAGCAGAGTATGctaaaaatgaaactaaaaaagACCCATAAAAACAACTACCAGGTGGTGGAAACTTCACCAGCTGAGGCACTTCCGTGTCTgtttaagtgttggttttgtggAAGAGTGTATATGGACCAAGAAGAATGGATAAGTCATGGTCAGAGGCACTTGATAGAGGCAACCAAGGGTTGGGATGTTCTTTCTCTTCCAGCAAAAAAGCGTTAA